In one window of Synchiropus splendidus isolate RoL2022-P1 chromosome 15, RoL_Sspl_1.0, whole genome shotgun sequence DNA:
- the st14 gene encoding suppressor of tumorigenicity 14 protein homolog isoform X2, whose amino-acid sequence MYSARYEYDGRGGNHERIDFLTSKEKVPSKRKLGVVIGVLVAVLVLAAVAAFLIWLFVFKDADSSTLSSQLRPAVHVFSGHMKLADVPYDEKLEDTRSRQFSSLADKLQGVLDQNYKLDSLLEKYYTKSVVTAFSEGVIAYFWSQFDIPISDLELAPEISEERVLENLEMIAQQQRSTTNTGNVKIVEITAADTDPRMARNPRAKECVYRLEADATPAHFSSPGYPKGYPSESRCQWQIRTSEDKAISLTFPFFHIEDDCSDDFVSIYDSLSPDDSQAITVKCGQRPPTNPLQVVSSGNIMLVNMISDGEEHLPGFTAEYKSLPKSLVQKCGGVLSDPKGVFTSPLYPVFYPPAIDCKWTIKVPAGKKVQVKFNMFRMKEPDVDTRVCHKDYLEAMGTKYCGELMSLAFTSDTNILNVLFHSDESYTDKGFSAEYSTYDPQNPCPNKFACASGICIDKALQCDGWNDCGDMSDEMKCKCAKDQFSCSNGLCKPKLWECDRVNDCGDNSDEKQCSCDENEWRCGNGECLPQEVKCDSKTDCEDGSDEASCETSPGICSDFSFKCRNGDCVNKVNAECDRVDDCSDRSDEDTCTCGTRPYKLNRIVGGQNAELGEWPWQVSLHFRTSGHVCGASILSPKWLLSAAHCFVNPDQAYHLPSNWQTYSGMQDQYKQDNVQRRAVKKIISHPDYNTMTYDYDIALLELSEPLEFTNTIQPICLPAASHVFPAGRKAQVLQKASVKIINDSVCNVVTEGQVTSRMLCSGFLAGGVDACQGDSGGPLACFEESGKWFQAGIVSWGEGCARRNKPGIYTRVTKLTKWIKEQTGI is encoded by the exons TTAAAGATGCTGACTCGTCGACCCTCAGCTCTCAGCTGCGTCCCGCCGTACATGTGTTCAGCGGACATATGAAGCTGGCGGACGTGCCGTATGACGAGAAGCTGGAGGACACCAGGAGCCGGCAGTTCAGCAGCCTGGCTGACAAGCTACAAGGGGTC ctggacCAAAACTACAAGCTGGATTCATTGTTGGAAAAATACTACACCAAGTCTGTTGTCACTGCGTTCAG CGAGGGCGTCATCGCCTATTTCTGGTCCCAGTTCGACATTCCCATCTCGGATCTTGAGCTGGCGCCGGAGATCTCAGAGGAGCGTGTGTTGGAGAATCTCGAGATGATCgctcagcagcagaggagcacgACGAACACCGGGAATGTCAAGATTGTTGAAATCACGGCCGCAG ACACAGATCCTCGCATGGCAAGAAACCCCAGAGCCA AGGAGTGCGTCTATCGCCTGGAGGCAGACGCCACCCCAGCTCACTTTTCATCTCCAGGCTACCCGAAGGGCTACCCCTCAGAGTCCCGCTGTCAGTGGCAAATCAGAACCTCAGAAGACAAGGCCATCTCCCTCACTTTCCCTTTCTTCCACATTGAGGACGACTGCTCCGATGACTTTGTCTCCATCTACGACTCTTTGAGTCCAGATGATTCTCAAGCCATCACTGT GAAGTGTGGTCAGAGGCCGCCCACCAACCCTCTTCAGGTGGTGTCGTCTGGAAACATCATGCTCGTCAACATGATCTCGGACGGCGAGGAGCATCTTCCTGGATTCACCGCCGAGTACAAATCCCTCCCAAAATCTCTAG TTCAGAAGTGCGGCGGCGTCCTGTCTGATCCGAAAGGAGtcttcacctcccccctctacCCTGTCTTCTACCCTCCTGCCATCGACTGCAAGTGGACCATTAAG GTGCCTGCTGGGAAAAAAGTGCAGGTGAAGTTTAACATGTTCCGGATGAAGGAGCCCGACGTGGACACTCGCGTCTGTCACAAAGATTATCTGGAGGCTATGGGCACAAA GTACTGTGGAGAGCTGATGTCTTTGGCTTTCACCAGCGACACCAATATCCTAAATGTACTTTTCCACTCTGATGAGTCGTACACCGACAAGGGCTTCAGCGCCGAGTACAGCACCTACGATCCCCAAAACC CTTGCCCGAACAAGTTTGCCTGCGCATCAGGAATCTGCATCGACAAAGCGCTGCAGTGTGACGGCTGGAACGACTGTGGAGATATGAGCGACGAGATGAAGTGCA AGTGCGCAAAGGACCAGTTCTCCTGCTCCAACGGCCTGTGCAAACCCAAACTCTGGGAGTGCGATCGCGTGAACGACTGCGGAGACAACAGCGATGAGAAACAGTGCA GTTGCGATGAGAACGAGTGGCGCTGTGGGAACGGAGAGTGTTTGCCTCAGGAAGTCAAGTGCGACTCCAAGACCGACTGCGAGGATGGAAGTGACGAGGCGTCTTGTGAAACCT CGCCCGGCATCTGCTCGGACTTCAGCTTCAAGTGCAGAAATGGCGATTGTGTCAACAAGGTGAACGCCGAGTGCGACCGCGTCGACGACTGCTCCGACCGCTCCGACGAAGACACCTGCA CCTGCGGAACCAGGCCGTACAAGCTGAACCGCATCGTCGGCGGTCAGAACGCGGAGCTGGGCGAGTGGCCGTGGCAGGTCAGCCTCCACTTCCGCACCAGCGGGCACGTCTGCGGCGCCTCCATCCTGTCGCCCAAGTGGCTCCTGTCTGCCGCTCACTGCTTCGTCAACCCCGACCAAGC GTACCACCTTCCGTCCAACTGGCAGACGTACAGCGGCATGCAGGACCAGTACAAGCAGGACAACGTGCAGCGGCGCGCAGTCAAGAAGATCATCAGCCATCCCGATTACAACACCATGACCTACGACTACGACATCGCCCTGCTGGAGCTCAGCGAGCCGCTGGAGTTCACCAACACCATCCAGCCCATCTGCCTACCCGCCGCCTCCCACGTCTTCCCTGCAG GTCGCAAGGCTCAAGTGCTGCAGAAGGCCTCGGTGAAGATCATCAACGACTCGGTGTGTAACGTGGTCACGGAGGGTCAGGTCACCTCCAGGATGCTCTGCAGTGGATTCTTGGCGGGAGGAGTCGACGCGTGTCAG GGAGACTCGGGCGGCCCGCTGGCCTGCTTTGAGGAGAGTGGCAAGTGGTTCCAGGCCGGGATCGTCAGCTGGGGCGAGGGCTGCGCGCGGCGGAACAAGCCCGGCATCTACACTCGCGTCACCAAGCTCACCAAGTGGATCAAAGAGCAGACGGGGATCTGA
- the st14 gene encoding suppressor of tumorigenicity 14 protein homolog isoform X3, which yields MKLADVPYDEKLEDTRSRQFSSLADKLQGVLDQNYKLDSLLEKYYTKSVVTAFSEGVIAYFWSQFDIPISDLELAPEISEERVLENLEMIAQQQRSTTNTGNVKIVEITAADTDPRMARNPRAKECVYRLEADATPAHFSSPGYPKGYPSESRCQWQIRTSEDKAISLTFPFFHIEDDCSDDFVSIYDSLSPDDSQAITVKCGQRPPTNPLQVVSSGNIMLVNMISDGEEHLPGFTAEYKSLPKSLVQKCGGVLSDPKGVFTSPLYPVFYPPAIDCKWTIKVPAGKKVQVKFNMFRMKEPDVDTRVCHKDYLEAMGTKYCGELMSLAFTSDTNILNVLFHSDESYTDKGFSAEYSTYDPQNPCPNKFACASGICIDKALQCDGWNDCGDMSDEMKCKCAKDQFSCSNGLCKPKLWECDRVNDCGDNSDEKQCSCDENEWRCGNGECLPQEVKCDSKTDCEDGSDEASCETSPGICSDFSFKCRNGDCVNKVNAECDRVDDCSDRSDEDTCTCGTRPYKLNRIVGGQNAELGEWPWQVSLHFRTSGHVCGASILSPKWLLSAAHCFVNPDQAYHLPSNWQTYSGMQDQYKQDNVQRRAVKKIISHPDYNTMTYDYDIALLELSEPLEFTNTIQPICLPAASHVFPAGMSCWVTGWGVLREGGRKAQVLQKASVKIINDSVCNVVTEGQVTSRMLCSGFLAGGVDACQGDSGGPLACFEESGKWFQAGIVSWGEGCARRNKPGIYTRVTKLTKWIKEQTGI from the exons ATGAAGCTGGCGGACGTGCCGTATGACGAGAAGCTGGAGGACACCAGGAGCCGGCAGTTCAGCAGCCTGGCTGACAAGCTACAAGGGGTC ctggacCAAAACTACAAGCTGGATTCATTGTTGGAAAAATACTACACCAAGTCTGTTGTCACTGCGTTCAG CGAGGGCGTCATCGCCTATTTCTGGTCCCAGTTCGACATTCCCATCTCGGATCTTGAGCTGGCGCCGGAGATCTCAGAGGAGCGTGTGTTGGAGAATCTCGAGATGATCgctcagcagcagaggagcacgACGAACACCGGGAATGTCAAGATTGTTGAAATCACGGCCGCAG ACACAGATCCTCGCATGGCAAGAAACCCCAGAGCCA AGGAGTGCGTCTATCGCCTGGAGGCAGACGCCACCCCAGCTCACTTTTCATCTCCAGGCTACCCGAAGGGCTACCCCTCAGAGTCCCGCTGTCAGTGGCAAATCAGAACCTCAGAAGACAAGGCCATCTCCCTCACTTTCCCTTTCTTCCACATTGAGGACGACTGCTCCGATGACTTTGTCTCCATCTACGACTCTTTGAGTCCAGATGATTCTCAAGCCATCACTGT GAAGTGTGGTCAGAGGCCGCCCACCAACCCTCTTCAGGTGGTGTCGTCTGGAAACATCATGCTCGTCAACATGATCTCGGACGGCGAGGAGCATCTTCCTGGATTCACCGCCGAGTACAAATCCCTCCCAAAATCTCTAG TTCAGAAGTGCGGCGGCGTCCTGTCTGATCCGAAAGGAGtcttcacctcccccctctacCCTGTCTTCTACCCTCCTGCCATCGACTGCAAGTGGACCATTAAG GTGCCTGCTGGGAAAAAAGTGCAGGTGAAGTTTAACATGTTCCGGATGAAGGAGCCCGACGTGGACACTCGCGTCTGTCACAAAGATTATCTGGAGGCTATGGGCACAAA GTACTGTGGAGAGCTGATGTCTTTGGCTTTCACCAGCGACACCAATATCCTAAATGTACTTTTCCACTCTGATGAGTCGTACACCGACAAGGGCTTCAGCGCCGAGTACAGCACCTACGATCCCCAAAACC CTTGCCCGAACAAGTTTGCCTGCGCATCAGGAATCTGCATCGACAAAGCGCTGCAGTGTGACGGCTGGAACGACTGTGGAGATATGAGCGACGAGATGAAGTGCA AGTGCGCAAAGGACCAGTTCTCCTGCTCCAACGGCCTGTGCAAACCCAAACTCTGGGAGTGCGATCGCGTGAACGACTGCGGAGACAACAGCGATGAGAAACAGTGCA GTTGCGATGAGAACGAGTGGCGCTGTGGGAACGGAGAGTGTTTGCCTCAGGAAGTCAAGTGCGACTCCAAGACCGACTGCGAGGATGGAAGTGACGAGGCGTCTTGTGAAACCT CGCCCGGCATCTGCTCGGACTTCAGCTTCAAGTGCAGAAATGGCGATTGTGTCAACAAGGTGAACGCCGAGTGCGACCGCGTCGACGACTGCTCCGACCGCTCCGACGAAGACACCTGCA CCTGCGGAACCAGGCCGTACAAGCTGAACCGCATCGTCGGCGGTCAGAACGCGGAGCTGGGCGAGTGGCCGTGGCAGGTCAGCCTCCACTTCCGCACCAGCGGGCACGTCTGCGGCGCCTCCATCCTGTCGCCCAAGTGGCTCCTGTCTGCCGCTCACTGCTTCGTCAACCCCGACCAAGC GTACCACCTTCCGTCCAACTGGCAGACGTACAGCGGCATGCAGGACCAGTACAAGCAGGACAACGTGCAGCGGCGCGCAGTCAAGAAGATCATCAGCCATCCCGATTACAACACCATGACCTACGACTACGACATCGCCCTGCTGGAGCTCAGCGAGCCGCTGGAGTTCACCAACACCATCCAGCCCATCTGCCTACCCGCCGCCTCCCACGTCTTCCCTGCAGGCATGTCCTGCTGGGTCACGGGTTGGGGCGTGCTGCGCGAAGGAG GTCGCAAGGCTCAAGTGCTGCAGAAGGCCTCGGTGAAGATCATCAACGACTCGGTGTGTAACGTGGTCACGGAGGGTCAGGTCACCTCCAGGATGCTCTGCAGTGGATTCTTGGCGGGAGGAGTCGACGCGTGTCAG GGAGACTCGGGCGGCCCGCTGGCCTGCTTTGAGGAGAGTGGCAAGTGGTTCCAGGCCGGGATCGTCAGCTGGGGCGAGGGCTGCGCGCGGCGGAACAAGCCCGGCATCTACACTCGCGTCACCAAGCTCACCAAGTGGATCAAAGAGCAGACGGGGATCTGA
- the st14 gene encoding suppressor of tumorigenicity 14 protein homolog isoform X1, with translation MYSARYEYDGRGGNHERIDFLTSKEKVPSKRKLGVVIGVLVAVLVLAAVAAFLIWLFVFKDADSSTLSSQLRPAVHVFSGHMKLADVPYDEKLEDTRSRQFSSLADKLQGVLDQNYKLDSLLEKYYTKSVVTAFSEGVIAYFWSQFDIPISDLELAPEISEERVLENLEMIAQQQRSTTNTGNVKIVEITAADTDPRMARNPRAKECVYRLEADATPAHFSSPGYPKGYPSESRCQWQIRTSEDKAISLTFPFFHIEDDCSDDFVSIYDSLSPDDSQAITVKCGQRPPTNPLQVVSSGNIMLVNMISDGEEHLPGFTAEYKSLPKSLVQKCGGVLSDPKGVFTSPLYPVFYPPAIDCKWTIKVPAGKKVQVKFNMFRMKEPDVDTRVCHKDYLEAMGTKYCGELMSLAFTSDTNILNVLFHSDESYTDKGFSAEYSTYDPQNPCPNKFACASGICIDKALQCDGWNDCGDMSDEMKCKCAKDQFSCSNGLCKPKLWECDRVNDCGDNSDEKQCSCDENEWRCGNGECLPQEVKCDSKTDCEDGSDEASCETSPGICSDFSFKCRNGDCVNKVNAECDRVDDCSDRSDEDTCTCGTRPYKLNRIVGGQNAELGEWPWQVSLHFRTSGHVCGASILSPKWLLSAAHCFVNPDQAYHLPSNWQTYSGMQDQYKQDNVQRRAVKKIISHPDYNTMTYDYDIALLELSEPLEFTNTIQPICLPAASHVFPAGMSCWVTGWGVLREGGRKAQVLQKASVKIINDSVCNVVTEGQVTSRMLCSGFLAGGVDACQGDSGGPLACFEESGKWFQAGIVSWGEGCARRNKPGIYTRVTKLTKWIKEQTGI, from the exons TTAAAGATGCTGACTCGTCGACCCTCAGCTCTCAGCTGCGTCCCGCCGTACATGTGTTCAGCGGACATATGAAGCTGGCGGACGTGCCGTATGACGAGAAGCTGGAGGACACCAGGAGCCGGCAGTTCAGCAGCCTGGCTGACAAGCTACAAGGGGTC ctggacCAAAACTACAAGCTGGATTCATTGTTGGAAAAATACTACACCAAGTCTGTTGTCACTGCGTTCAG CGAGGGCGTCATCGCCTATTTCTGGTCCCAGTTCGACATTCCCATCTCGGATCTTGAGCTGGCGCCGGAGATCTCAGAGGAGCGTGTGTTGGAGAATCTCGAGATGATCgctcagcagcagaggagcacgACGAACACCGGGAATGTCAAGATTGTTGAAATCACGGCCGCAG ACACAGATCCTCGCATGGCAAGAAACCCCAGAGCCA AGGAGTGCGTCTATCGCCTGGAGGCAGACGCCACCCCAGCTCACTTTTCATCTCCAGGCTACCCGAAGGGCTACCCCTCAGAGTCCCGCTGTCAGTGGCAAATCAGAACCTCAGAAGACAAGGCCATCTCCCTCACTTTCCCTTTCTTCCACATTGAGGACGACTGCTCCGATGACTTTGTCTCCATCTACGACTCTTTGAGTCCAGATGATTCTCAAGCCATCACTGT GAAGTGTGGTCAGAGGCCGCCCACCAACCCTCTTCAGGTGGTGTCGTCTGGAAACATCATGCTCGTCAACATGATCTCGGACGGCGAGGAGCATCTTCCTGGATTCACCGCCGAGTACAAATCCCTCCCAAAATCTCTAG TTCAGAAGTGCGGCGGCGTCCTGTCTGATCCGAAAGGAGtcttcacctcccccctctacCCTGTCTTCTACCCTCCTGCCATCGACTGCAAGTGGACCATTAAG GTGCCTGCTGGGAAAAAAGTGCAGGTGAAGTTTAACATGTTCCGGATGAAGGAGCCCGACGTGGACACTCGCGTCTGTCACAAAGATTATCTGGAGGCTATGGGCACAAA GTACTGTGGAGAGCTGATGTCTTTGGCTTTCACCAGCGACACCAATATCCTAAATGTACTTTTCCACTCTGATGAGTCGTACACCGACAAGGGCTTCAGCGCCGAGTACAGCACCTACGATCCCCAAAACC CTTGCCCGAACAAGTTTGCCTGCGCATCAGGAATCTGCATCGACAAAGCGCTGCAGTGTGACGGCTGGAACGACTGTGGAGATATGAGCGACGAGATGAAGTGCA AGTGCGCAAAGGACCAGTTCTCCTGCTCCAACGGCCTGTGCAAACCCAAACTCTGGGAGTGCGATCGCGTGAACGACTGCGGAGACAACAGCGATGAGAAACAGTGCA GTTGCGATGAGAACGAGTGGCGCTGTGGGAACGGAGAGTGTTTGCCTCAGGAAGTCAAGTGCGACTCCAAGACCGACTGCGAGGATGGAAGTGACGAGGCGTCTTGTGAAACCT CGCCCGGCATCTGCTCGGACTTCAGCTTCAAGTGCAGAAATGGCGATTGTGTCAACAAGGTGAACGCCGAGTGCGACCGCGTCGACGACTGCTCCGACCGCTCCGACGAAGACACCTGCA CCTGCGGAACCAGGCCGTACAAGCTGAACCGCATCGTCGGCGGTCAGAACGCGGAGCTGGGCGAGTGGCCGTGGCAGGTCAGCCTCCACTTCCGCACCAGCGGGCACGTCTGCGGCGCCTCCATCCTGTCGCCCAAGTGGCTCCTGTCTGCCGCTCACTGCTTCGTCAACCCCGACCAAGC GTACCACCTTCCGTCCAACTGGCAGACGTACAGCGGCATGCAGGACCAGTACAAGCAGGACAACGTGCAGCGGCGCGCAGTCAAGAAGATCATCAGCCATCCCGATTACAACACCATGACCTACGACTACGACATCGCCCTGCTGGAGCTCAGCGAGCCGCTGGAGTTCACCAACACCATCCAGCCCATCTGCCTACCCGCCGCCTCCCACGTCTTCCCTGCAGGCATGTCCTGCTGGGTCACGGGTTGGGGCGTGCTGCGCGAAGGAG GTCGCAAGGCTCAAGTGCTGCAGAAGGCCTCGGTGAAGATCATCAACGACTCGGTGTGTAACGTGGTCACGGAGGGTCAGGTCACCTCCAGGATGCTCTGCAGTGGATTCTTGGCGGGAGGAGTCGACGCGTGTCAG GGAGACTCGGGCGGCCCGCTGGCCTGCTTTGAGGAGAGTGGCAAGTGGTTCCAGGCCGGGATCGTCAGCTGGGGCGAGGGCTGCGCGCGGCGGAACAAGCCCGGCATCTACACTCGCGTCACCAAGCTCACCAAGTGGATCAAAGAGCAGACGGGGATCTGA